A window of Pelagicoccus enzymogenes contains these coding sequences:
- the recA gene encoding recombinase RecA, with protein MAKGKTNPLPSSDDRQKNVELAISAITKQFGEGSIMRLGSGSKLDVDVISTGSISIDLALGVGGLPRGRICEIYGPESSGKTTMCLSLIAEAQRKGGLAAFIDVEHALDPKYARKLGVNVDDLLVSQPDSGEDALNITETLIRSNAIDVIVIDSVAALVSKNELDGQMGDATVGSQARLMSQAMRRLTGIVSKTKCICLFTNQIREKIGVMFGSPETTPGGRALKFFASVRMDIRRIGQIKDNSGAVMGNRTRIKFVKNKVAPPFTEAEFDIMYNEGISRTGSIVDLGIEHKVLDKKGAWISYNGDLIGQGREAAKAFLAENKEVFEEISQKILETVNPDLLEKKQIEETASK; from the coding sequence ATGGCTAAAGGCAAAACCAACCCCCTTCCCTCCTCTGACGATCGTCAGAAGAACGTCGAACTCGCGATTTCCGCGATTACCAAGCAGTTTGGCGAAGGGTCGATCATGCGTCTGGGCAGCGGCTCGAAGCTGGACGTGGACGTGATCTCTACCGGATCGATCTCCATCGACTTGGCTCTTGGAGTGGGCGGTTTGCCGCGCGGCCGTATCTGTGAAATCTACGGACCGGAATCCTCAGGTAAGACCACCATGTGTTTGAGCTTGATAGCGGAAGCTCAGCGCAAGGGCGGACTGGCTGCCTTCATCGACGTAGAGCACGCTCTGGATCCCAAGTACGCTCGCAAGTTGGGCGTCAACGTGGACGACTTGCTCGTTTCCCAGCCGGACTCCGGCGAAGATGCCCTCAATATCACCGAGACCCTCATCCGTTCCAACGCCATTGACGTGATCGTGATCGACTCTGTGGCAGCCCTTGTTTCCAAGAACGAACTCGACGGACAGATGGGTGACGCCACGGTGGGTTCGCAGGCTCGCTTGATGAGCCAGGCGATGCGTCGTCTCACCGGTATCGTGAGTAAGACAAAGTGTATTTGCCTGTTTACCAACCAGATACGCGAGAAGATCGGCGTTATGTTCGGCAGTCCGGAAACCACTCCCGGTGGTCGCGCCCTCAAGTTCTTCGCCTCGGTTCGCATGGACATCCGCCGTATCGGGCAAATCAAGGACAACTCTGGCGCCGTGATGGGCAACCGGACTCGTATCAAGTTCGTGAAGAACAAGGTGGCGCCTCCTTTCACGGAGGCCGAGTTCGACATCATGTACAACGAAGGCATCTCGCGCACTGGATCCATCGTGGACCTAGGGATCGAGCACAAGGTTTTGGACAAGAAGGGCGCGTGGATTTCTTACAACGGAGACCTGATCGGGCAAGGGCGGGAGGCTGCCAAGGCCTTCCTTGCGGAAAACAAGGAGGTGTTCGAGGAGATTTCCCAGAAGATCCTGGAAACTGTGAACCCTGATCTTCTCGAAAAGAAGCAAATCGAGGAGACCGCGTCCAAGTAG
- a CDS encoding glutaredoxin family protein has protein sequence MKIKAYLKPTCGWSMGVRAIMQKHQLEYEDIDIINNPDNYAEMVAKSGQPLSPCVEIDGVMLADVSGEEVEQYMLANDLVKATDAEAAAPTDRGCTDEEHEKMRSASKPIRFF, from the coding sequence ATGAAGATCAAAGCTTACCTGAAACCTACTTGCGGCTGGAGCATGGGCGTGCGCGCCATCATGCAGAAGCACCAGCTCGAGTACGAAGACATCGACATCATCAACAATCCCGACAACTACGCCGAAATGGTGGCCAAGTCCGGACAACCCCTTTCTCCCTGCGTGGAAATCGACGGCGTCATGCTGGCCGACGTTTCCGGCGAAGAGGTCGAGCAGTACATGCTCGCCAACGATCTCGTGAAAGCGACCGACGCGGAAGCCGCGGCTCCGACGGACCGAGGCTGCACGGACGAGGAGCACGAAAAGATGCGCTCCGCTTCCAAGCCCATCCGATTCTTCTAA
- the gltB gene encoding glutamate synthase large subunit: protein MDKIQASPLLYRKDFEHDACGVGLLANINGERSHALLQKSLQALKNLAHRGAVDADAITGDGAGILTQIPHQLFREFLEDQGKQLFNDDDLGVGVIFLPRNDDYAQAHGRKIIENAVEAEGLSLLAWRYIPVDPNCLGRKADRTQPHMVQALIAKTGELSPEEYERKLFLARKTAEREAEKAELQDFYICSFSCRTIIYKGMLNSPQVRKYFPDLRDPSYTTNFVIFHQRYSTNTFPQWHLAQPFRMMAHNGEINTIRGNRNLMRARENSNVHGIWGERFADLRPMLQPDMSDSASFDNTLELLTLGGRSALQAVTMMMPPAWENNSLLDDSMRGFYEYHACMLEPWDGPAAIAFTDGRYVAASLDRNGLRPARYKIYEDGTFMLASELGLIDETDMKTLRSGRLGPGKMLAIDMQEHKFLDDAEIKAQIGSDERFHNWCHEHLVDIQSYSAESKTSISNPDDEEIHRQLAFGYEKDEYDIIFKPMAESAMEAIGSMGDDTPLAFLSRKPRLLYTYFRQLFAQVTNPPIDSIRERSVMSLNMFLGGRLGLFEDLPQSAGFIKTNSPVLFNNELSALFDVKFLKDRVIRLDATYDVSSGAAGLEAAIKDLISRAQDAVESKAAKLIVLSDRNVSKNRIAIPMLLAVGAVHQHLVKTGYRMKCDIVAESGEARDVHHIACLLGFGANAVNPYIALAIMTNFADRGELEGVDATTAAKNYRTAIDKGLLKIMGKMGISTLFSYCRSQMFEAIGISQTVIDECFTGTPSPIGGIGYELIAEEALARHKRAYDPELTAELESEGYYKVIRKGGEFHAWNPKVVGGMHRFLKTRKKEDYDNYRQQSDEHQPYAIKDLLRIKYPDSGVDISQVEEIEDIRRRFCTAGMSLGALSPECHETLAIAMNRIGGKSNSGEGGEEPRRYSLLENGDNAASAIKQVASGRFGVTAEYLASAKEIEIKIAQGAKPGEGGQLPGHKVSPLIAKLRFSVPGVTLISPPPHHDIYSIEDLAQLIFDLKEVNPRAKVCVKLVSSSGVGTVAAGVAKAYADVILVSGHDGGTAASPLSSVKYAGSSWEIGIAETHQVLMMNGLRNRVTLRTDGGMKTGRDIIIAAILGAEEFNFGTSAMIAASCAMFRVCHLNTCPVGVATQRDDLRAKYKGTAENVINFFNAVAEDVRYYLAKLGVRKLDHLVGRTEFLEQIDDPENAKTATVNLSGLLHNPDPSGEAPRIHTRPRNERLGFDGSLDNTIIQESHDVVVGRAASFSGKYRVGNTDRCLGTKLSGEVAYVRGNNHLPPGSIDLVFKGTAGQSFCTLLTHGIKVTLLGEANDYVGKVMSGGEIIIRPGEEQTYDWTQNTLLGNTCLYGATGGNLFAAGLAGERFGVRNSGAVAVVEGVGDHACEYMTGGLVVCLGKTGTNFGAGMSGGLAFVYDADNVFEHYYNPAMVDIERIGDNGEIDALRKVVKAHFENTQSPHAKALLDDWQKTTSKFWKVVPKPSVPDMPKNVLRIEELSIPTLSEPVVNV from the coding sequence ATGGACAAGATTCAAGCCTCTCCACTTCTCTATAGAAAAGACTTCGAGCATGACGCTTGCGGCGTCGGACTGCTCGCCAACATCAACGGCGAACGCTCCCACGCCCTGCTGCAAAAATCGCTGCAAGCCCTCAAGAACCTCGCTCACCGCGGAGCCGTCGACGCCGACGCTATCACGGGAGACGGAGCCGGCATCCTCACGCAAATTCCACACCAGCTCTTCCGGGAATTCCTTGAAGACCAAGGCAAGCAGCTCTTCAACGACGACGACCTCGGCGTCGGCGTCATCTTCCTCCCTCGCAACGACGACTACGCCCAAGCCCACGGCCGCAAGATCATCGAAAACGCGGTCGAAGCCGAAGGCCTCAGCCTGCTGGCTTGGCGCTACATCCCGGTCGACCCCAATTGCCTCGGTCGCAAGGCCGACCGCACCCAGCCCCACATGGTGCAAGCCCTCATCGCCAAGACTGGCGAGCTGAGCCCCGAAGAGTACGAGCGCAAACTTTTCCTCGCCCGCAAGACAGCGGAGCGGGAAGCCGAGAAGGCGGAGCTGCAAGATTTCTACATCTGCAGCTTTTCCTGCCGCACTATAATATACAAGGGCATGCTCAATTCTCCTCAGGTACGGAAATACTTCCCCGACCTGCGCGATCCCTCCTACACCACCAACTTCGTCATCTTCCACCAGCGCTACTCCACCAACACCTTCCCGCAGTGGCACCTGGCCCAGCCGTTCCGGATGATGGCCCACAACGGGGAAATCAATACCATTCGCGGCAACCGCAACTTGATGCGAGCCCGCGAAAACTCAAACGTGCACGGCATCTGGGGAGAACGCTTCGCCGACCTCAGGCCCATGCTGCAGCCGGACATGTCCGACTCCGCCAGCTTCGACAACACCCTCGAGCTTCTCACACTCGGTGGACGGTCCGCCTTGCAAGCCGTCACCATGATGATGCCCCCTGCTTGGGAAAACAACAGCCTGCTCGACGATTCCATGCGCGGCTTCTACGAGTATCACGCCTGCATGCTCGAGCCCTGGGACGGCCCCGCCGCCATCGCCTTCACCGACGGACGCTACGTGGCCGCCTCCCTCGACCGCAACGGTTTGCGTCCCGCCCGTTACAAAATCTACGAGGACGGCACCTTCATGCTCGCCTCCGAACTCGGCCTCATCGACGAGACCGACATGAAGACCCTGCGTTCCGGCAGGCTCGGCCCAGGCAAGATGCTCGCCATCGACATGCAGGAACACAAGTTCCTCGACGACGCGGAAATCAAAGCCCAAATCGGCAGCGACGAGCGATTCCACAATTGGTGCCACGAACACCTGGTCGACATCCAAAGCTACTCGGCTGAATCGAAAACGAGCATCTCGAACCCTGACGACGAAGAGATCCACCGTCAGCTCGCCTTCGGGTATGAAAAAGATGAATACGACATCATCTTCAAGCCCATGGCTGAATCCGCCATGGAAGCCATCGGTTCGATGGGCGACGACACGCCGCTGGCATTCCTCTCCCGCAAGCCCCGTTTGCTCTACACCTACTTCCGCCAGCTCTTCGCCCAGGTCACCAATCCGCCCATCGACTCCATTCGCGAGCGCTCCGTGATGTCGCTCAACATGTTCCTCGGTGGACGGCTCGGACTCTTCGAGGACCTCCCGCAATCCGCCGGCTTCATCAAGACCAACAGTCCGGTCTTGTTCAACAACGAGCTATCCGCGCTTTTCGACGTCAAGTTCCTCAAGGACCGCGTCATTCGTTTGGACGCGACCTACGACGTATCATCGGGTGCCGCGGGATTGGAAGCCGCCATCAAGGACCTCATTTCTCGAGCCCAAGATGCAGTGGAGAGCAAAGCTGCAAAACTTATCGTACTCTCCGACCGCAACGTATCCAAAAACCGGATTGCGATCCCTATGCTGCTCGCTGTCGGGGCCGTTCACCAGCACCTCGTGAAAACAGGCTACCGGATGAAGTGCGACATCGTTGCCGAGTCCGGCGAAGCGCGCGACGTACACCACATCGCCTGTCTTCTCGGCTTCGGGGCGAACGCGGTCAACCCTTACATCGCCCTCGCCATCATGACGAACTTCGCCGATCGCGGAGAGCTAGAAGGCGTCGACGCCACGACCGCTGCCAAGAACTACCGTACCGCTATCGACAAAGGCTTGCTCAAGATCATGGGCAAGATGGGGATCAGCACGCTCTTCTCCTACTGCCGCTCGCAAATGTTCGAAGCCATCGGCATTTCGCAAACCGTCATTGACGAATGTTTCACCGGTACCCCCAGTCCCATCGGAGGTATTGGCTACGAACTCATCGCCGAGGAAGCCTTGGCTCGCCACAAACGCGCCTACGATCCGGAACTCACCGCGGAGCTGGAGAGCGAAGGGTACTACAAGGTCATTCGCAAAGGCGGGGAATTTCACGCTTGGAACCCCAAGGTCGTGGGCGGCATGCATCGCTTCCTCAAAACGCGAAAGAAGGAAGACTACGACAACTACCGCCAGCAATCCGACGAGCACCAGCCTTACGCCATCAAGGACCTCCTTCGGATCAAGTATCCAGATTCTGGAGTCGACATCAGCCAAGTGGAAGAGATCGAGGACATTCGTCGTCGCTTCTGTACCGCTGGCATGTCGCTCGGAGCCTTGTCTCCCGAGTGCCACGAAACCTTGGCCATCGCCATGAACCGCATCGGCGGCAAGTCGAATTCAGGGGAAGGCGGCGAGGAACCGCGTCGCTACTCCCTGCTCGAAAACGGTGACAACGCCGCATCCGCCATCAAGCAAGTCGCCTCCGGGCGCTTCGGCGTCACCGCGGAGTACTTGGCTTCCGCCAAGGAAATCGAAATCAAGATCGCCCAAGGGGCCAAGCCAGGGGAGGGCGGCCAGCTCCCGGGCCACAAGGTCTCGCCGCTCATCGCCAAGCTCCGCTTCAGCGTGCCCGGCGTTACGCTCATCTCTCCGCCGCCTCACCACGACATCTATTCTATCGAGGACTTGGCCCAGCTCATCTTCGACCTCAAGGAAGTGAACCCGCGAGCCAAGGTTTGCGTGAAGCTCGTCTCCAGCTCCGGAGTCGGCACCGTAGCCGCCGGCGTCGCCAAAGCATACGCCGACGTAATTCTAGTGTCAGGGCACGACGGCGGTACTGCCGCTTCGCCACTTTCCTCCGTCAAGTACGCCGGCTCATCCTGGGAAATCGGCATCGCCGAAACGCATCAAGTGCTAATGATGAACGGCCTACGCAATCGTGTCACCCTCCGTACCGACGGGGGCATGAAAACAGGTCGGGACATCATCATCGCCGCGATTCTCGGAGCGGAGGAATTCAACTTCGGAACTTCCGCCATGATTGCTGCGAGCTGCGCTATGTTCCGTGTTTGTCATCTGAATACATGTCCAGTGGGTGTCGCCACGCAACGCGACGACCTGCGGGCCAAGTACAAGGGCACCGCCGAAAACGTTATCAACTTCTTCAATGCGGTCGCCGAGGACGTGCGCTACTACCTGGCCAAGCTAGGGGTACGCAAACTCGATCACCTTGTGGGTCGCACCGAGTTCCTGGAGCAAATCGACGATCCGGAAAACGCCAAAACCGCCACGGTCAACCTCAGCGGTCTGCTGCATAATCCAGACCCCAGCGGCGAAGCGCCTCGTATCCATACGCGGCCTCGCAACGAGCGTCTCGGCTTCGACGGCAGCCTCGACAATACTATTATCCAAGAGTCGCACGACGTCGTCGTCGGACGGGCCGCCTCCTTCTCCGGCAAGTACCGCGTCGGAAATACGGACCGTTGCCTCGGCACCAAGCTCTCCGGCGAAGTTGCCTACGTACGCGGCAACAACCACTTGCCTCCCGGCTCCATCGACCTCGTTTTCAAGGGTACCGCCGGGCAAAGCTTCTGCACCTTGCTCACCCACGGCATCAAGGTCACCTTGCTCGGCGAAGCCAACGACTACGTCGGCAAAGTCATGAGCGGCGGAGAAATCATCATCCGCCCGGGTGAAGAGCAAACCTACGACTGGACCCAGAACACGCTGCTCGGGAACACTTGTCTCTACGGCGCCACTGGCGGAAACCTCTTCGCCGCAGGACTCGCCGGCGAGCGTTTCGGAGTCAGAAACTCCGGAGCGGTAGCAGTCGTCGAGGGAGTAGGGGACCACGCTTGCGAGTACATGACTGGGGGCCTTGTCGTCTGTCTTGGAAAAACGGGTACAAACTTCGGAGCAGGGATGAGCGGCGGACTCGCCTTCGTCTACGACGCCGACAACGTTTTCGAGCACTACTACAATCCCGCCATGGTAGACATCGAGCGCATTGGCGACAACGGTGAGATCGACGCCCTCAGGAAAGTGGTCAAAGCCCACTTCGAGAACACGCAAAGCCCGCACGCCAAAGCCCTCTTGGACGATTGGCAAAAGACCACCAGCAAGTTCTGGAAAGTCGTGCCCAAGCCATCCGTTCCGGACATGCCCAAGAATGTGTTGAGAATCGAAGAGCTCTCGATCCCCACATTGAGCGAGCCCGTCGTAAACGTTTGA
- the mnmE gene encoding tRNA uridine-5-carboxymethylaminomethyl(34) synthesis GTPase MnmE — protein sequence MENTDTIAALATPSGESAIALIRVTGALCEKIAMEAFTLAKSPAPRHASYGSYRDLSGEILDDVVYILFRGPKSYTGEDVLEVSCHGNPLIATRLLEDLLARGCRQSDPGEFTRRAFLNGRMDLTQAEAVMELIQARSDRAIRVANKQLRGNFGRQLDELKMRLLATVATIEAYIDFPDEDLPPEQKKAEIEAIRSVLAFCGRIIDSGKYAAFLRDGVKTLILGEPNAGKSSLLNCLLGFERAIVSDEPGTTRDFIRERIMLDGYCIQVMDTAGLREAANGIEQQGIRKTVELTEEADLFLLVIDGTLPAPTLPEEVSRQITADNCILVQNKADLGALQPLPSPLDGLRRVTMSALSGTGLESLKSAAVEMIDAHLAQDQDDLILVNARHSAALKELSECLESAIRNFEAGEPAEFVASELRGAVEAIGRVLGRIDNEDMLDVLFSSFCIGK from the coding sequence ATGGAAAATACAGATACGATAGCAGCATTGGCGACACCAAGCGGCGAGTCCGCGATTGCCTTGATCCGCGTAACGGGAGCTTTGTGCGAAAAAATCGCCATGGAAGCTTTCACCTTGGCGAAGTCCCCTGCCCCACGGCATGCGTCTTACGGAAGCTATCGCGATTTGTCGGGAGAAATTCTCGACGACGTGGTTTACATTCTGTTTCGCGGTCCCAAGTCCTACACCGGCGAGGATGTGCTAGAGGTCAGCTGCCATGGGAATCCTTTGATTGCGACGCGATTGCTGGAAGATTTATTGGCTCGCGGCTGTCGCCAATCCGATCCCGGAGAGTTCACGCGTCGAGCTTTTCTCAATGGCCGCATGGATCTCACTCAAGCGGAAGCGGTGATGGAGCTCATTCAAGCTCGCAGTGATCGGGCTATCCGCGTCGCCAACAAACAATTACGTGGAAACTTTGGTCGCCAGCTCGACGAATTGAAGATGCGTCTGCTCGCTACGGTGGCGACAATCGAAGCCTACATCGACTTTCCCGACGAAGACCTTCCTCCAGAACAAAAGAAAGCTGAAATCGAGGCCATCCGCTCGGTGCTCGCATTCTGCGGACGCATCATCGACAGCGGGAAGTACGCGGCCTTTTTGAGAGATGGCGTGAAGACTTTGATTCTTGGCGAGCCGAACGCAGGAAAAAGCTCTCTGCTGAATTGCTTGCTCGGTTTCGAGAGAGCCATTGTAAGCGACGAGCCCGGCACCACGAGGGACTTTATCAGGGAACGCATCATGTTGGATGGGTATTGTATCCAGGTAATGGATACGGCAGGGTTGCGAGAAGCTGCCAACGGTATCGAGCAGCAAGGCATTCGCAAGACGGTTGAATTGACGGAAGAAGCAGACCTTTTTCTTTTGGTGATAGACGGTACCCTCCCCGCCCCTACGCTTCCGGAGGAAGTATCGAGACAGATTACTGCCGATAACTGCATTTTGGTTCAGAACAAGGCGGATTTGGGCGCGTTGCAGCCCCTCCCCTCCCCGCTCGACGGATTGAGGCGAGTCACTATGTCTGCTCTTTCGGGAACTGGGCTTGAGTCGTTGAAGTCTGCCGCTGTCGAAATGATTGACGCTCACCTGGCTCAAGACCAGGACGACTTGATTTTGGTAAATGCGCGGCACAGTGCCGCTCTCAAGGAATTGTCGGAGTGCCTGGAGTCTGCTATTCGCAATTTCGAAGCGGGAGAACCCGCTGAGTTTGTGGCGAGCGAACTTAGGGGGGCCGTTGAGGCCATTGGACGGGTATTGGGCCGCATCGACAACGAGGACATGCTCGACGTGCTCTTTTCGAGCTTTTGCATCGGTAAATAG